One segment of Alnus glutinosa chromosome 2, dhAlnGlut1.1, whole genome shotgun sequence DNA contains the following:
- the LOC133860463 gene encoding uncharacterized protein LOC133860463, giving the protein MTKKFNKFLWNGKEGNSAKAKVAWGNVCYPKREGGLGLKCLEEWNQTSMLRHIWNLFACSGSWRKLLSLRSTDREFIKFEVGDGKLIHLWLDNWHPFGPLYERYGFRIIYDSHSTLEAKMNSVIRNGRWSWKLARSEEFVEIQSKLPDVPLGNVDKPIWTLSRKWVYVSADTWEFMRNRKSEINWLSAVWFP; this is encoded by the exons ATGACTAAAAAGTTTAACAAATTCTTATGGAATGGTAAGGAGGGCAATTCAGCAAAAGCCAAAGTAGCTTGGGGGAATGTTTGTTATCCTAAGAGGGAGGGAGGATTGGGGTTGAAATGCTTAGAAGAATGGAACCAGACATCTATGCTAAGGCATATATGGAATTTGTTTGCTTGCTCGG GGAGTTGGAGGAAGCTTTTGAGTTTGAGAAGCACTGATAGGGAGTTTATTAagtttgaggtgggagatggaaAGCTTATTCATTTGTGGCTGGACAATTGGCATCCTTTTGGGCCACTTTATGAGAGATATGGGTTTAGAATTATCTATGACTCACATAGTACTCTGGAGGCAAAGATGAATTCTGTTATTCGAAATGGGAGATGGAGTTGGAAACTGGCTAGATCAGAAGAATTTGTTGAAATTCAAAGTAAACTCCCGGATGTGCCATTAGGTAATGTGGATAAACCTATTTGGACCTTATCTCGGAAATGGGTTTATGTGAGTGCTGATACTTGGGAATTTATGAGGAATAGGAAATCGGAAATTAATTGGTTGTCTGCTGTATGGTTTCCCTGA